GGGGCGCGGTGGACGTGCTCATCAACAACGCGGGCATCATCCAGGTGGGGCCGCTGGAGTCCATGACGTTGGAGGACTTCGAGGAGGCCATGGACACGCACCTGTGGGCGCCGCTGTACACCACGCTGGCCGTGCTGCCGGAGATGAAGCGGCGCGGCAAGGGCCGCATCGTCAACGTCGCCTCCGTGGGCGGCAAGGTGAGCGTCCCGCACCTGGTGCCGTACTCCGCCAGCAAGTTCGCGCTCGTGGGGCTGTCGGACGGCCTGCGCGCGGAGCTGCGTCAGGACGGCATCCTGGTCACCACGGTGTGCCCGGGGCTGATGCGCACGGGCAGCCCGCGCAACGCGTACTTCAAGGGCAACCACGAGGCGGAATACGCGTGGTTCGCCACGGGGGACTCGCTGCCCGTCACCTCGCTGAGCGCCGAGCAGTCCGCGCGGAAGATTCTCGAGGCATGCCGGCGCGGCGACGCCGAAGCCGTGCTGGGCCTGCCCGCGAAGCTGGCCGCCGCCGGGCGCGCGCTGGCCCCCAACCTGACGGCCACGCTCACCGCCTGGGCCAACCGCTTCATGCCCCAGGACAGCAGCCAGGACCGCTACACCGGCAGCCAGAGCGAGACGCCGCTGACGCAGTCCTGGCTCACCGAGCTGACCCGCCGCGCGGCCGAGCGAAACAACGAGACCGAGGTACCGCTGCACTGACGGGCACCCCGGCGGTCCGTCAGTCCTGGGCCATCTCCATGGCCCAGTGGCCCCGGTGCTCGTAGGCCAGGGCGAGCTGCTCGCGCAGGGCGGCCAGCATCCGCGTGTTGCCGTCCTGCTCGTAGCCCTGGAGCGCCTGGTGGCAGCGAGGCAGGCGCGCGAGGAACTCCTTCATCGCGTCCACCGTCAGCTCCTTCACGTACATGCCGTAGCCGAGCTTCTCCAGATAGAGCGCGTTGATGATCTGCTCGAACTGGCCCAGGAGCGGCACGCTGAGCACCGGCTTGCGCAGGTACACCGCCTCGCTCATCAGCGTGTAGCCACCGCTGGCCACCACGCCCCGCGCGGTGCGCAAGTCGTCGATGAAGCCCTTCTCGCTGAAGGGCCGGTACGTGAGGTTGCCGTCCACCAGGTCCTCGGTGATGTCCCGGCGCAGCCCGTACACGCGGCAGGGGATGCCCGCGGCCTTGAGGATGTCGGGCAGCGCCGTGTTGGTGGTCGACGTCTGGTACACGAGCAGGTGCTCGCCGGGCTCGGACTTCGCCTCGAGGATTTCGGGCCGCAGAATCGACGGGGCCAGCGTGGTGCGCCGCTTGCGAAGCTCCGGGTA
This genomic window from Myxococcus hansupus contains:
- a CDS encoding SDR family NAD(P)-dependent oxidoreductase, encoding MATRRKNPDASRFSFGTVAAAGIGAVLGLRRLLRSRFQFKDCTVLITGGSRGLGLVMARQLLKEGARVAICGRDEQTLERAREELERTGGEVYAIPCDVTDPVQVEALVSAVHERWGAVDVLINNAGIIQVGPLESMTLEDFEEAMDTHLWAPLYTTLAVLPEMKRRGKGRIVNVASVGGKVSVPHLVPYSASKFALVGLSDGLRAELRQDGILVTTVCPGLMRTGSPRNAYFKGNHEAEYAWFATGDSLPVTSLSAEQSARKILEACRRGDAEAVLGLPAKLAAAGRALAPNLTATLTAWANRFMPQDSSQDRYTGSQSETPLTQSWLTELTRRAAERNNETEVPLH
- a CDS encoding MJ1255/VC2487 family glycosyltransferase — encoded protein: MRILYGVVGEGMGHATRSRVLLEELTKEHEVHIVVSGRAQDYLAKRFQNVHGIWGLTLAYEGNSVKKWQTVLQNLTGAVKGWPQNIRQYFELVDDFRPDVVVSDFESFSYMFAKTHRLPVISVDNMQVINRCKHEPALLAGYEDSFETSRAIVKAKLPGAFHYLVTSFFYPELRKRRTTLAPSILRPEILEAKSEPGEHLLVYQTSTTNTALPDILKAAGIPCRVYGLRRDITEDLVDGNLTYRPFSEKGFIDDLRTARGVVASGGYTLMSEAVYLRKPVLSVPLLGQFEQIINALYLEKLGYGMYVKELTVDAMKEFLARLPRCHQALQGYEQDGNTRMLAALREQLALAYEHRGHWAMEMAQD